The Zalophus californianus isolate mZalCal1 chromosome 6, mZalCal1.pri.v2, whole genome shotgun sequence DNA window AGTAGTCTCCAGAGCCGAACTCTCTGGGTCCACACCTGACTGCCACTGAGTAGGTGACCTTGGCACGTCACTAATGTGTAAATGATGCTAGCCCCACATCTAGGATTGCTGTGATGAGAAGAGAGCCTGGCACAGTGCGTGTTAGTTATCACCGGGTTTGTTTTTAACAAGAGGGAGTGAATTCTGAGGTGGGTGAGTGAGCAGAATACAAGTTAAATCCTTTGTGCATTTTCTCTGTCCCCAGGTAGTGGCCACCATGTTCCTCCTCATGATTGTCTTTGCCATTTTTGACTCCAGAAACTTGGGAGTCCCCAAAGGCCTAGAGCCCGTTGTCATTGGCCTCCTGATTattgtcatttcttcttccttgggACTGAACAGTGGCTGTGCCATGAACCCAGCTCGAGACCTGAGTCCCAGACTTTTCACTGCTTTGGCAGGTTGGGGGTTTGAGGTCTTCACGTAAGTAATGGCGGTGTCGGGGGAAGAGAGATTCACGCTGTGCCTCACTGGGAAGGGCTGTGCTTGGACCGGGGAGGTCCGGGAGAGTTCAGTTAGGAGCATGGAGATTAAGTGCATGCTCTGGTCATCAGTGTGGATTGTTTCACTGACGATTTGTGATTtggggtgtgggggaagggggagacacacatggacacagataaagagaaagagagtgggagagagacagagagagggtcCAGGTAAATTCAAAAGAGATAGGCCTAccctatataataataataaatcctcAGTTAGTAGATGGCTTTATGTGAGTATTTTGGTTGTATAGGTTGTCTGCAGATTCACTTTGTGATAAAGTTGCACCTAGAATTTCCATCTTCTGATACGACTACTGGGCTCTTGCTAGTGAACCATGCTATGCTTCACTCATTCAGCAGATCTTTACTGAACACCATCTGTGCTGTGGTCACTGTGCTACGTAAGGAGATTTCAAAATCAGCTAAAACACTAGCCTTGAGCAATATAGTAAGGGCTCTGGCAACCCCCAAAACAAAGTGCTTAGTGAACGCAGACAAGAGAGTGACTAGCTATGCCTCAGAGGTTGGGAAAGGCGTCACCAAAGAAGTGAGGGCTGAGTTGGGTCTTGAGGTATGAGTAGGAAATCCCTGGTGGAACAGATATGAAAGAGAGCCCATGCACAGGAAATGGCAAGACGCCATACTTTCTACCTCAGAATGTGCTGAGGAAATACGTCAACTGTTGGTACCAATCTTCCAGGACACATGTGCCCATTTTTCCTTCCCACTTTTGCCCCATGCAATCACAGTGGTCTGTCCCCACCCACTTAGCACATCTCTCTGTGGGAAAGGAACTTACATTGGTTCATCAAGTAGCAGGGCTCTAACATGGAGAAAGAGAAGTAGGAAAGACACGTGTGAGGAAATTCTAGTGATATTTGCTGTGAGAAAAGACTTGAATGTCCCTAAATGCTGACCTGTACATATAATCATACACATGTGATGACTTATTTAAGTGAAAGTTTGGGTTGTCTTCACCAGTGTGAAAAAGTAGCTATTAAAATAACTGACACCAGTCATATCACCACCACAGACAGGGTTGAGAACTGCTAGAATGTAAGCATCCTGAGGACAGGGACCTGGCTGCTTCCTCACCGCTGCCCCCAGAGTAACAAGACCAGGGCTTGGCATATACAGAGTCTCAGGAGAAGTCAATAAAGTCTGAATGAAAGAATGGGCAAATGCTATGTGCCTGGCATGTCCTAGGAgatgagaaatacaaagaaaatcaagCAACATCTCCTATCTTTAAGAAACTAATAATGCAATGAGTtttctagaccagtggttctcaaccagaggtAATTTTTTCCACCcaaagacatttggcaatgcctggagacatttttggttgtcacaactggggagggTGGAGGTGAAGGTTATTACTGGCATGTAGTGGGTAGAGAGAGGCCAGGGACACTGCCAAGCATCCTACAGTAGCCAGGACAgatccccacaacaaagaattatttggccAAAAATGTTAAGAGTACCACGGGTGAGGAGCTCTTGTTCCAGAATGATTACCGCTAGGACATGAAAAGGTTGAACAAAATGTCCCCAACTAAGAAGGTTCTTTTGTGTCCTCCTGATGGAGAATGAAAAACATGTCAGAAAGATTCCCAGAGCCCAGAATTAACCTGAGTTTCGTTAATCCCACCTCCCCGAGCCTCACTCTAGGAGACTGCTGCCCCCACAGCCAGGTCACCTCTGTTAGCTTCACACAGACCCCTGGAACAAATAGACCTCGAAGGCCTCCTTTTGAGCCCTGTTTTGTGACTCACCCAAAGCTCTAGGAGTGGTGGTGCTTCTAAGATCAATAGAGGGCTCACCTATCCTCCCTTGGCTTTAAGTATATGGTAAGAGATCATGTCTGTGGCAAAATGCTAGAATCCCCTACTGCCAGACCAGCTCCATGTCCCTCTGTGTCAGGGTCTTTTCCCTTCGTGCATTCGTTTATCCACCCCTGCAGCAACCTGATCTCTTGCTCAAGGTCCCCCGGCTGGAGATGATGAAACCCAGCTGCTGCCCTTCTGCTTCCTTTGTGTTCTGTTCAGCGGGCTCAGCATAGGCGCTTGCACCAGTTGAAGCTGCCTAGTGCCATTAAGGAGATTTGACTCGTTAACTCAGGCACTTGAGAGGTTTGCAGCTCCAAATTTAGGAATTACGGGGGTGGAAGTAGGGGCATTTTATAGTATTTGGACATGCTTAAATGGGGGACAGAGAGGAGATTTCAGGCAGAGAGGATCTGTTTACAAAGACGGAATGTTAAACTAACAAGTGATCTCGTCTAGCTGGAAGGGTGCGTGGAGAAGGCTGGAAAGGACAACTCGTGTCGGATCACAGAGGCTCTAGACTCCCAGAGTGAAAGACTGGGGTCTGGGTTGCTCCCTCTTCCATAGATTATGGGAAGCAATGGAAGGATTTAGAACAGAAGTTTGACATGCTTAGAACTCCAATTCACTAAAGTAATCTGACATCACTacataaaatggattaaaaaggaGAGATAGAGGAGCAGAAACCAGTTAGGAAAGAGCTGGCTGGCTGGTGATCTTCAAAACTTCCCAAGAAAATCTTGGAGGGATAACCGATCTCCAGGGTGTTCCTAGATCGTCCCACCCTTTCAGGGTTCCTCATCCCTGGTAAGCATCTCAGGAGATACCTAGCTTGGTGTCAGATAAGACCAAGACCGCCTAACTCTCGGGTCCCCACTCGTCCCTCTCTGGCAGGCAGTGAGGATGACCATGCGTGGGGGGCACCAGAGACTTGCCCTGACAAGGGCAAGTCAATAGACCCTGGCTGACTCTGGCTCTTCCCTTAATTAGGAGGTTTTCCATCTAAGCGCTCTCCACGAATTCACATTAAGGTGTTAATGACTTCATGGATGAAGGATCTCAGggatattgttaatattttaaatagttgacCCAAAGGAATGAATCCCTGATGGTGGTGCATACCTTAAGCAAGTAACACAGACGTTGTCCTGGCATCCCCCAAATCACAGCATGCGGATGACACTGTGGGCACGTAAGACCCGGCCAGGCAGGAAGCCACGCGCGAGGGCCGCCATGTCTGAGCTGTGACCCTGGTACCACATGTTCAGCCCTGAGAGTCCGGCCAGTGAAAGAAGGACGTGAGTCCTGGCAGATACCTGGGACCCGAATCTGTTAAAGGACAGTGAGATTTGCCGTTAAATCAcgatgagagaaaggaaatgagagaaaaataagggGGCTTATACTTGTTTCATGTGTTTACCAAAGAGAAGGCTCCTAGCTCTTTAAAGCCCATGTGCCTCTCATAGGAAAGCCCTCCTGGATTGGGGGGCTCGCCCCTTCTGGGTATGGAGAGCAGGCAAGTGCAGTGTCCTCTCTCCTTCGTAGTAAGAGTGACATCTGGTGGCCGTGGTGCTCAACCTCAGGGCTCTGCCCTGGAGCCTGAATTCATGAGCTAGGATTTCTGGGGATGATCCAGGTAGAAGGGATCGCCATGCAGAGGGAAGAATGAGGGTCAAGAGCAGGGCTTagttcctttattatcctttctgATTCAAATGTGATACAAACAGCAGGCCACATGGAACATATATATGGTTATTAAGcataatgataaaaagaacaGCCATGAGCATTTCCCCAACTGTGAAGTCCTCAATATACGCGCATGCTcctgctctttcctctgcctcctctgcATTATCCTCAATGCTGGTGTTTATCATTCCCCTGCTTTATAAAAGTCTTGTCTGAAATGTATAAATCCTTAAATAATTTTAGAGTATTATTGTACAATTTTGCTTGCTTCTGAGCTTCGTGGTCCTTCCTATGGAGTTATTTAAATGGATTTCCTGTCTCCGGAAAAGATGGTGGCAATTTACGAAGGCACCTGCTTTCTCCCAGAGCTATACTTCTAGTATAATGTACTGTCATTGAGGACTTCTGCAGAAGACAGGGAATCATGGCAGAAAAGCCTTATCAGAGAGTAGCTTGAAGCTGTGACCTCAAAAAATCAGcatgaaattaaattatatttagtaGGTAATTCATATGTCcacctttcattttttaaattcattcattgaCAAACATTCCTGATTGTTTATTCTGTGATTGCCCTCCTAGACCAACGTTATCCAGGAACCTCTCCACACCCTTCCATTTGTAATCCCCAGGACTCATCATTTCAGGATGAGGGAAAGGCAGTTCCTGAAAAATCGACCAACACTGTCCCTAGATGCCTTCAATTCTGACAGTGGGTTCAGGGACTCCCtttcatgaaaggaaaataaatgggaCATATTCTCTCACGAGTACTAATAGGACAATGGAACAGATCATCTGAAATAAGGTATATGAAAAATCTAGGATGATGCTCGTGAAGCACAGTGAATGTCCTTATACTTAGCTCTTGCTGAATTAAAAGGGAACCATGAGCATGAGAAAGATGGGCTTGTTAGTGAATGGCTAATAATACCAGGGGGAAGATCCAAGTGGTGTGTCACTAATTTCTTGTTTGATTTCAGAGCTGGAAATAACTTCTGGTGGATTCCCGTAGTGGGTCCTTTGGTTGGCGCTGTCATTGGAGGCCTCATCTATGTTCTTGTGATTGAAATCCACCACCGAGATCCTGACCCAGACTTCGAGACAGACCAAGCTGAGGACAAACCAGAAAAATATGAACTTAGTGTGATAATGTAGTAGTGTGCTCAGTTCAGGTCTACAACTGGCTGCACTAGTATTCTCTTCAGAAAAGATGGCATCCAGGGGCCTGTGTTTTCATAAAACTAGGGTGGAATCCACCCAATTTCCTCTGCTAGCCATGTGAGGCTCCTAATTGTAAAAGCATTCAAGGGAAAGTTTGTAATGCTGACCTCTTCTTCACCGGTTTCCCCTAGAATAGCACTGACTGTCCCCTGAAATAGCCTTATCTCCTGCTCTGCTTGTTTCATCCTTTGATGAGAATCCTTATTACTAGGCGAGCACTGATAACTTAGAACCTTGACCATGGACTTATTTGGATGATCTCAGCTGCGCGACCTATATGAAAAAGCATTACGAAAGCCTTGTTTCTTCCACAAAGGTTATGTTTTGAGTATCAACCAAAACTAAATTGAAAGACAAAAACTGTGATTTCAATTAATATGTCCATGAATTAGGGAGCTAATAGGTTAACTCTGTAGTTATGTTGTGCCACTATATTGGTATAAATACAGATATTCTTCAAACCTAGAGATACAAGAATCAGTAGAATATGCTGGAAAGCACAGGGGAAGGACACTGTGGCATTCAGAAACCTCAGGAGACAAGATAAATTTGGGAAACCAAATGGCATTTCTTAATGGAAACCATTT harbors:
- the AQP9 gene encoding aquaporin-9 isoform X2; this encodes MAVVMAIYVTGGVSGGHINPAVSFAMCLFGRMKWFKFPFYVGAQFLGAFAGAATLFGIYHDGLMAFAGGKLLIVGENATAHIFATYPAPYLSLTNAFADQVVATMFLLMIVFAIFDSRNLGVPKGLEPVVIGLLIIVISSSLGLNSGCAMNPARDLSPRLFTALAGWGFEVFTAGNNFWWIPVVGPLVGAVIGGLIYVLVIEIHHRDPDPDFETDQAEDKPEKYELSVIM